GCAGTTGTTCGCTCTCCAGCCGCCGCCCCTGCTCGATATGGAGTTCCAGGAAAGCGGCCAGTTCGGCCGGATCGCGCCGGGCTGAAGCGATCTGCTCCGGGTCCTGGCCGAGCTTGAGCAGATGCTGGATAAAGGGTTCGGCCCCTTCATTTTTGGCTTTACAGAGCTCTCCGCCCTTGAGCTGCCCCATCATCGCCCGGCTTCCCACGGTGCCGGCATTATGGGCGGCTTCTTCGTCACAGAAACTGATTACCTCGAGATCACAGGGCAGGGAGAAACCACTCTCGCGGAGACTGCGCGCGCACTCCAGGGCCGCGATGACCCCGTAGGCGCCATCAAATCGGCCCCCTTCCGGAACGGTATCAAGGTGGGAGCCCAAGGCTATTTTTTTCCTCTCGGGATGCCCTGATTGCAGAGTGCCGATGACATTCATGATGCCGTCCACACGCACCTCGAGCCCGGCCTCGGTCATTTTATCGATGAGCCAGAGGCGGGCCTGCTGGTCCACTGCGGACAGCGCGGGGCGGGTCACCCCGCCGTTCGGCAGGCCACCGATCCGGCCCAGTTCCAGCAGATCGGCCCAGAGCCGCTCCCCATTGATTGTTATTCTTTGCATAAGCCTTTGCATCCTTGTGAACACCCCCGCTGCCAGAGCGGGAATGGCGGGTTAAACCGGTCGCCGGAAGCACCTCCCGGCGACCGCTGAAGCCATCAGACCGCCGGGACGTAGCAACCGTCGCCGCCCTTGGCCAGGACCTTGCCGTCGGCAAAAATGGTTTTGCCGCGCAATACGGTCCGCACCACTTTGCCCTGCACGCGCATGCCGTCATAGGGGGACCATTTGGCCGATGACTGGGTAGCGGCGGCATCAAAAACCCATTCCGCTGTCGGATCGAGAATCGCGAAATCAGCATCGGCACCAACGCTGATCGCCCCTTTACGCGGTGCCAGTTTGAAGCGCTCGGCCGGGCGTAGGGCCAGCAGCTGGGCCAGCCTCACCACACCCAGACCACGCTTGACCACACCTTCGCTGAAGAGCAGCGGCAGAATCGATTCCACTCCCGGCGCTCCGGAACCGTTGCTGAAAATATCCGGGTTGTTCTTTTTCTCCAGCGGCCAGGGGGCATGATCTGAAGCAACCCAGTCAATCCGGCCGTCGAGCAACGCCTGCCACATCCCGGCGACCGCTTCGGCACTGCGCATCGGTGGATTGATCTTGGCAAAAGCCTTTTTCTCTGCCATATCGTCTTCGGTCAGGATCAGGTAATGGGGGCAGGTCTCCACGCTGACATTGACGCCCTGCTGCCGATACCAGTCGATCATGTCGATGCAACGCGGGTGCGAGGCGTGATAGATATGCAGAGCCGCCCCGGTCCAATAGGCGAATTCGAGGAGCTTGCCGACCGCCAGGGTTTCGGAAATCGGCGGGCGGGTTTCGCAATGGGCTTTGGGGAAGGTCTTACCCTGCTCCCGGTAACGGCTGATCAAAGCTTCAATGATAACATCATTTTCCGCGTGAAACCCAACGGTGAGACCGGTTTTGGCCAACTCCGGCAGAACCTCAAGGAGGACATTATCGTCGATCCGCGGAAAGCGGTAGGGGTCGGTCTCAAACGCGCTCAATTTGAACCCGCAGGCACCCAATTCCGCCAGCGGCGCAATCGCCTCGACATTCCCTTCTTTCTTCAGGGTGGCCAGCAGGGCAACATCAACTTTGGCTTTCTCAGCGATCCAGCCGATCTTCTCCCGATAGATCTCCGGAGTAAACACCGGCGCCCCCTGGTCGTAGGGCATCTCGATGATCGTCGTGACCCCGCCTGCCGCAGCCGCAGCCGTGGAATTTTCAAATTGTTCGTGGAGGTTGCTGTAGGAATGGACATGGGCATCGACCATCCCCGGAAACACCAGCTTCCCGGTCGCATCGATGGTTTCCGTCGCGGCCGGAGCTTGCTCCACGGCATAGATGCCGACAATCTTTCCGGCAACCACCCCGACACAGGACTCTTTCAGGACCCGGTCGGACAGGACCAGATCCCCTTTAATCAATAAATCCACTGAGGATGAAGACATAAACAAACTCCTTCTGGTTCTTGGTACGGCTACCCTAACAGCAGGTTGGGCAGCCAGAGCGAAATACGGGGGAAAATGATCAGCAACGTCAAAACAATCAGGTCGCAGATACAAAACGGCCACACCCCTTTGAAGATATCTTCGATGGAAATCTTCATCTCTTTCGGGATGACCCCCTTCATGGCAAAAACATTCAGCCCTACCGGCGGGGTGATCGAACCGATTTCAGTCAATTTCAGGGCGATGACGCCGAACCAGATGGGATCGTAGCCCAGCGCAACCAGCATCGGGAACACAATCGGCAGGGTCAGGGCATAAATCCCCACCGGCACCATGATCATGCCGAGCAGGAACATCACCGCGAGGATGCCAAGGAGAATGACGACGCGCGGCACTTCCAGCCCCTGCAACATCATCGTCAACTCGGTGGGCAGCCGGGTCACAGCCAGAATCCGGCTGTAAAACAGCGCGCCGATATTGATCAAAAACAGCATGGCCGTGGTATTCGCCGACTCTTTCATGGCCAGGGTCACTTCACTGAACTTGCGAAAGGAGCCGAGCATCCAGCCGAACACCAGGGTGATCAGCGAGCCAGCCGCAGCCGCTTCAGTCGGCGTAAACCAGCCGGAATAGATTCCGCCCAGGACAACACCGGCAATAATCGCCACCGGCCAGATCTGCCCGGCGTCTTTCCAGCGTTCGGCAGAGCTCCGGTAGCGCTCGGCCGCCGCCGGGGCGATCTTCGGATTGCGCTTGACCAGAAACAGAATCATGGCCACATAGGTGAAAGCGGTCATCAGCCCGGGGACCACGCCGGCGGCAAACAGCTTGCCGACCGACTGCTGGGTAAACAGAGCGTAGATGATCATCATCATGCTCGGCGGAATCATCGACGCGAATGTCCCGGCCGAAGCGATGCACCCGGCGGAAAAAGACTTGTCATAATTCAACCGGTTCATTTCCGGCAGGGCCATCTTGCCAAAAATGGCGGTTGTGGCGATGGAGGAACCGGACACCGCGCCGAACACCGCACAGCTGAAACAGGTGGCAATCCCCAACGAGCCCTTCAGTCCCTGGCTCATGGCGTAGACCCCGGTATAGGCCCGCCGGGCCAGACCGCCGCCAGCGGCGAAGGCGCCCATGAGAACAAACAGGGGAATTGACGCCCAGGTCGGAGTCGCAATCGAAAAATAGGCCGCCTGGCCGAGCAAGGACAGCGAACTGTCAAAGCCGAGGAGCAGAGTGCTGACGACAATGCCGCTGAGCACAAAGGACAAGCCGATCTGCAGACCGAGGCCCATCAGCAGCAGCAATAAAAAGATACAGAGTATTCCGGCAGTTATAAAATCCATAGCAACGACCTAAGCTGAGATTTGATGAATTCCGTGGTGGTTCAGGTGGTTTCGATTGTGGCGCTGCACAGCGCCGTCGGCAGGTCAGCCCTGCGCAGCAGCCGGTGCCAACGGCACCGGCTGCCCGGGCCTTCAGGCCGCGCTGTTGTTCTTCAGGAGCTTGACCAGATTACTGCCCGCCTGAAGCAGAAAGCAGACCAGGCCGCACACCATCAGTGCTTTGACCGGCCAAATCCGCAACCCCAGGGTTCCTTCCAGCGATTCGTTATTGGCATAGGAATCGAGGGTGTTCTCAAATACGGCATAGAGCAGAATGGCGATGGTCACGATGGCCAACAGTTGGGCAATGATCATCACGACATGGCGGATCCGCCTGGGCAGGGCATTGCTGACCAGTTCCAGGCTGACGTGCTCGCCATGTTGTTCACAGCGGGCCAGGCCAAGATAGATCACAATGATCATGACAAAAACCGACAGTTCTGCCATGCCCTGCAACGGAATACCACAGGCCCGGAAAACAATATCCGCCATCAGTAGCAGCATCATCCCCAGCATCAGAAAACCACAGAACCCGGACAGAAACTGGTTCACTTTTTCAATAATCGCCGTCATACGCTTCCCCTGCTCTGCTGTCTGCCTTGATTAAAGCTCTCTCGCCATGGCCCGCTGATGAATCGCCTTGACCTTTTCCAGCACGGTCGCTGCGGTTTTCAGACCGGCGTCCTCGGCTTCCTTGACCCAGACAGCCTGCAGTTTGGCCAGATTGTCAGCATCGGCCCATTGGTCAATATCGGCTGTGGACAATTCCGTCACCTGCGCCCCGGCCGCGATTTCCTCGGCTTTGATCTGATCGAACGCTTCGTCGTAAACCTTGGCGAATTTCTGTTCGGCAATCTCCGAAGCTTTCAGCAGCCCGGCCTGAACATCCTGCGGCAGTTTTTCAAAAGTGCTGCGATTGATCATGTGCAGAAACGGCATTCCGTACCAGAGGGATTTGGACACCAGCAGATGAGGAGCGACCTCGTCAAATTTCATCAGGTGCAGGCCGTCATAGTTGGTGAAACATCCGTCGATCGTCCCGGTCTGCAGAGACATATAGACATCGCCCCAGGGCACGGAAACCGGAGAAGCACCGACATTTTCCAGAAAACGCAGACTCCATTTATCTCCGGCACGCCACTTTTCCCCTTTGATGTCGGCCAGGCTGTTAAGCGGGTTCTTGCCGACAAAGGCGCCCGGCAGACCGGCGGTAAAGACCATGGTCATGACGTTGGCTTTTTTCAGCTCGGCCTCAAATTCGGGAACTTCCTTGTAAACCGTGCGGTAAAACCAAATCATATCCTCAAATTTGACCGGCCCCCTTGGAAACAGCTTGAAAATGGTATGGGCCGGCATCTGACCAGGATAGTGACCTGGGTAAACAAAACCCATCTGCGTAACGCCATCGCCGACCCCTTTCAGGATCTCTTTGGCTCCAAGCAGGGTGCCACCCCAGAAATCCTGGATCTTCACTTTATCGCCCAGCTGGTTTTGAATTTCCTGCAACCAGACCTTTTCAACAAAACCCGTACGCATGCCATTGGGCGGATCATGATCGGAATATTTTAATTTAATGCTGCCCGCCTCAACACTGGCAACATTCAGCACCACCAGGCAGGCCATAAGAAGGGAAAAAATCAGAAACTTTCGCGATGAAGCTTGTAGGCAATTCATTGTCGGTCCTCCAGAACCAAAGTTGACGGGTCGTTGCTTCGGCAAGGCAAAATACCTGACCGAAGATTCCTGCAAGGCCTCTTTGCCTGAATCCTGTTTGCGAATTCGCCTCATCGCGATTGCAATAAAAAAATCAATTTATTTTGTATCTGCAATTTTTCTATCATTCACGCAAGATACCTGTCAATGACTTTTTTAACTTTGTCAGAAAATAAAAATCAACGAATAATCATATAGATATAAGTATTTTAAAACCCTTGTGGATGCTCATTACTTGAGCAAAAACAGCTTCCCTGCTTATTTTATATGCAGAATAAAAGAGAAAAGAAACTTGACAATTCTAAGATTGTCGACAATCTTTTAACTATTGTACACAGCAAAAGAGACCCATCAGGGAGAGCCCACGTGACTGAAAACAACAATCGCCCGTCTCCTTTACGAGCCGGAGATGTTCAGAAAATTATCGAAGAGCGGATCTTTTCCGGGGCACTGCAACCAGGGGATAAGGTCAATGAAAAAGCCCTGGCCGATGAGTTACAGATCAGTCGGGGACCGATCAGGGAAGCACTGAATGCTCTGCGCCACGAGGGACTGATTGAGAGTATTCCGAACCGAGGTGGTTTTGTCAGCAGCCTGTCTGTCAAGGAGGCTCTTGATTGCTATGATGTGCGCGGCGGGCTGGCTTATACCGCGGGCAAACTGCTCCCCTTTCGGATCAGCCTTGCCCAGCTTCAGGAGCTGCGCCAGCTGCACGGGCAAATGGAAAAACTCCTCACGGCAGAGGATGTCCGCGGTTTTTACCGCATCAATGCAAGTTTTCATGCCCTGCTTTTTGAGATCACCGGAAATCAACCGCTGATCACCATGAATCATACGATCGAACGCAAACTCAGCCTCTATCTGCATCAGGAGATGTGCAATCTGGTCATTCTCAGGCGTTCCAACACTCGGCATCTGGAGATCATCAACCTGATCGCCGAAGGGCGTCCCGAAGAGACCGCCAGGGTGTTCGAAAATCACATTCTGGAAGGGAAGGAGCGGCTGCTCGAAAGCGGTCGTTAGCAGACAATTCCGAGACCGGCCAAAGACGTCCGGCCTGACTGAATCAGCAGCCGTCCGGCGCGCGCCATGCCCGCCGCAATATCATCGTACAAAGGAAAACAAGCAATGCAGATCGCAGACAGAATGGCCGAAATCCGCTTTTCCGGAATCCGGAAAATCCTTGAGCAAGTTAACCTTTTGGAAAAACAGGGGCGTCACATTATTCGCCTGGAAATCGGCCGCCCCGACTTCGACACCCCGCAGCATATTAAAGATGCCGCTATTCAAGCGCTGAACAACGGACAGGTTCATTACAGCTCTAATTACGGCATCAGCCAACTGAGTGAGGCGATCTGCAACAAGTTGGAGACCGAGAACCGGGTGACCTATGCACCACAGGAAGTTATCGTCACCGCCGGCGCCAACGAAGCGGTGTTCATCGCCATGATGGCCCTGCTCAACCCCGGTGACGAAGTGCTGATTCCGGATCCCTGCTGGGTGGCCTATCATCCCTGCGCTACAATGGCCGGGGCCACCCCGGTTTCGGTTCCACTTCATTTTGCCAAGGGTTTTGTCCCCCAGGTCGAAGATATCGCCGCACAGATTACCCCGAAGACCCGCATGCTGGTCATCAACACTCCGCAAAACCCGACCGGCGTGGTCTATGGCCCCGAAACCTTGCAAAAGTTGGCGCAGCTGGCCGTCGAACACAATCTTTATGTGCTCTCCGACGAAATCTACGAGCGGATCATCTACGACGGTGCCCGTCATGTCAGTATCGCCACCTTTCCGGGCATGCGCGAACGGACCGTCATCATCAACGGCATGTCGAAAATCTTTTCCATGACCGGCTGGCGGCTGGGCTACGCCGCTGCGGACCGGCCCTTGACCGATGCCATGATCCGCATCCATCAGAACACCATGGCCTGCGCCACCAGCTTTGCCCAGTGGGGAGGGGTCGCTGCCCTGAACGGCCCCCAGCAACCAGCCGAAGAGATGGTGGCCGAGTTCAAACGCCGGCGCAATTTCCTCTACCAGGCGCTGCAGGAGATGCCGGGAGTGCGCCCGGTCCACCCCAGCGGGGCGTTCTACCTGTTTGTCAACATCGAGGAACTGGGTCGCAGTTCCGAAGAGGTTGCCATGCACCTGTTGGAGAAAGCCGGGGTCGCTGTGGTTCCCGGATCCTCCTTCGGCCGCTTTGGCGAGGGCTGCCTGCGCATCTCCTACGCCAACTCTTATGAAAATCTCGAAATTGCTGTCGACCGAATGAGTCGGGCACTGCGAGAACTGAACTGACAAGGAGAACCGATGAGATTAGCCACCATCAGAATCAAAGGCCTGGAGACCGCGGCCATCGTCCAGGACGAGTTGGTCACCACCCTGGCCAGCATCAATGAACAGCTCGGCTCAGACTGGCCCACCGACATCCTCGCCCTGCTCCAGCAGGACCGCCTTGCACCCCTGAACGCCTGGTATCGCGCCGGCGGCCGGGACCAGGTCGCCGCCCTGTCCGGGCACGCCATTCCCCTGGCCGAGGCCAGCTTCGCTCCGCTCTACCGTACCCCCAGAAAGATCTTCGGCATCGGCCTGAACTATGTCGACCATGCCGCCGACCTGGCGGAGAAGGCCCCGAGCACTGAGCCGGCCAGCTTCTTCAAGCCGGATACCACCATCATCGGGCCGGGCGATGCCATCAAAATCCCGCTGCAGTCCGAAGGCACCACGGCCGAGGCGGAACTGGGCGTGATCTTCGGCAAGGAATGTGTCGATGTCGAACGCGCCGACTGGCTGAGCGTGGTTGCGGGTTTCACCACCATCATCGATATGACCGCCGAGGATATCCTCCGCCGCAACCCGCGCTACCTGACTCTGTCGAAAAGCTTCGAGAGCTTCTTCAGCTTCGGGCCCCAGCTGGTCACCCCGGATGAGATCGAGGACGTCATGCAGCTCAAGGTGGCGACCATCCATAACGGCCGGGTCCATGCCGAGAATGTGGTGGCCAACATGACTTTCCCGCCGGATTTCCTGGTCTCGTTCCATTCCCAGGTCATGAAGATGTACCCCGGCGATATCATCTCCACCGGCACCCCGCGGGCGGTCCATATCAGTCATGGCGATCAGGTCGCCTGCCGCATCGACGGCTTCGCACCGCTGGAGTGCCCGGTCATCGATAAGAAAACCCTCCGGGACAGTTAGCCCCCGGACATCACTCGAATGGCGCTCGTTTAAGAGTCGCTGGCAGCAAAACCGGGACTGTCCCCGCACGGGGGCTGTCCCAGGTCTTTGCGGTGCGAACCGCACCAGTTTCATGGCTCGCAAACTCTTGGGACAGCCCCCGAGAACCCTGCGGACAGTCCCGAGTTTACTGCAAAGTTATTTAAACGAGGGCCATTCCGGACATCACTCAATAAAAGGAGAAAAACTCATGGATTTAGGATTGAAAGACAAGGGGGTCATTGTTATGGCCTCCAGTTCGGGACTGGGCAAGGCGGTCGCCTGCGAATTCGCCCGCGAACAGGCCAAGGTCATGCTGTTCAGCCCCTTTGAGGATCAGCTCAAAGAAGCCCAGGCCGAGATCAAGGCGGAAACCGGCAACGCCCCGGAATACTTTGTCGGGGATATCACCAAAGCCGAGGACATCAAACAGCTGGTCGCCACCACCGTGGCCAAATTCGGCGGGGTCTATGCCCTGGTCAACAACACCGGTGGTCCGCCGGCCGGCACCTTTGATGCCTTTGACGACGAAACCTGGCAGAAAGCCTATGAGCTGACCCTGCTCTCCTATGTCCGCGCGGTCCGCGAAGTGCTGCCGCACATGCGCGCCGCGGGCACGGGGCGGATTCTCTGCTCGACCTCGTCATCGATCAAGGCGGTGCTCGACAACCTGATCCTGTCCAACACCTTCCGCAGCGGCGTCGTCGGCCTGGCCAAGACCCTCTCCCAGGAACTGGGCAAGGACGGCATCCTGGTCAATGTCATCGCCCCGGGGCGGATCGGCACCGCGCGGATCGACCAGCTCGACCAGATCCGCGCCGACAAGGCGGGAATTTCGGTGGAGCAGCTGCAACAGAACACCTTCAAGACCATTCCGCTGGGACGCTACGGTGAACCGGCCGAGTACGGCAAGCTGTCGGCGTTCCTCTGTTCCGAAGCCAACACCTACATCACCGGCCAGTCGGTCCTGGTCGACGGGGGGCTGGTCAAGGCCCTGTAATCGGTCAATAAGCATCCGCACATGAAAGCCAAGTCATGTGCGGATGTGCCCTTCGGTTTGATGTCCCCTCGACCAGCATAACCTAGCAAATCGACCGATGCTCACCCCGAGCTTAAACAATGTTTTAATTTGACAGAAGACAAACACCAATGTATCCTTTTCTACAATAAATATAGCCTATCCTATAGGACATAATTAAGGATGAGCCGATGAATACCAAAAGGGTACATTTAGGGAGTCATTGTCCATCAATATTAGGCTCAGATGGCCTTCCAGTACTCCGCATGCCAGACAACTGGAAGGGTATCTCCATTGAAGAAACAATCGTTCCCAAAATAGCAGAATGCGGCCCTCAGTACACAGGTATGCCGGTATTGGTATTCGGCCTGAAAGGATCAGCCAAGCGCTGGTATCGTTGTGGCAGCAGAAAACTTACCCTGCATACCGGGGTTCCTGAATTCGATATTTACGGGGCAACCTACGAGCGGGACTACGCTAGGTGGGAGAATGAGCCCGGGTCATGCCTTCGCCTCAGCTTAACGCCGTCAGTTCTGCAGCGCTATCTGCCAGAACAATCCTTCCAATTTGATCTGGAAACAAGCTACCTGAATATTGACAAACCATTAAGAGACACTGTTCTTTTACTGGCTAACGAATTTAAATCAGGGCACCGTAATGGCAGCCTTTATGCTGAAGGATTGTCCTTGTCGATTCTTGGCTGGCTGAACAAGCACTACGCCATCAAGAAAAATATTTCTAAGGTTCCTCAAAAACTCACTCCCAGACAACAGATGCAAATAAGGGATTTCATCGAGATGGCCATGGAATCTGATTTGACCATTGAGAGAATGGCGTCGGAGCTAAACATCAGCCCCAGTCATTTTTCCGTACTTTTCCGCTCATCATTCGGCGTTCCACCCCATCAGTATGTGATGAAAAGACGCCTTGACAGGGCAGCCTATTTATTGCGTGCAGAACCAGAGCGCTCAATTATGGACATCGCCATAGCAACAGGTTTTTCGAGTCAAGCCCATATGACTTTTGCGTTCAAGCGTTACATGAAGCAGACACCTGCTTGTTGGAAGACCGGCTAAGTCAGCATGATGACTTTTTCTTTTGCTTTGTTTGTCTCCGCTAAAAAGGATTCTCCTGCTGAGGGATTTCTTCTTTTCGAGCATTCTCCCGACAGGCATCAATGAAACACATATATTTTACGACTAAAACCAGTCCCCATTTTACGCCCGCCAGTCGCTGCCTCCCTTGCCGAGTTGGCATATTGGTCCTGATGACTTTCGGAACGATGATCAACTATCTTCACCGGATTGTTCTGGGTATTGCGGCACCGGCAATTGCCCAGGATTTTCAAATTGATGAAACCATGATGGGAGTTGTTTTTGCCGCTTTTTCATGGACCTATGCAATGGCACAAATCCCTGGCGGAGCCTGCCTCGATCGCTTTGGCACCAAGTTCACTTACTTTATCTCTGTCACGATCTGGTCGCTTTTTACGACCTTGCACGCCAGCGCTGTCGGTCTGAAATCATTACTGTTCTACCGGTTTGGATTAGGTCTGGCTCAAGCCCCCTGTTTCCCAGCCAATGCACGTATTCTCAGCGCCTGGTTTCCCAGGCACGAACGGGCACGTGCCACAGCGATTTTCACAGTCGGTGAATTTATCTCGATTGCCTGTTTTTCGCCCTTACTTTTTTGGATTCTCATTGAAATGGGGTGGCGCTCACTGTTTTTTATTGTTGGTGTTGCGGGGTTATTGTTCAGCATTCTCTGGCATCGAGTTTACTCTGATCCTTGCCCGGTCATAAGCGAGGTCAAAACCGAAGACCACGGCCTTCATTTAGAAAAAAAAATCTCTTCGCAGAACTATTCGACCAAGCCGTTTTCAAGAGCTGAGGTTCTGAAGTTGCTGCAATGTCGTCAAGTTTTAGGCATGAGTCTGGGAGGCTTTTCAGGGAATACGGTTCTCATATTCTTTTTGACCTGGTTCCCAACCTACCTGGCAACAGAACACCATATGGAATGGATTCAAACCGGTTTTTTTGCAATTTTCCCTTTTCTGGCGGCAGCAGTCGGAGTCATGGTTGGTGGCAGTCTGTCGGACTATCTCCTGGCTCGCAATAAACCTGCCAATGTTGCTCGCAAACTTCCGATCCTGCTGGGCCTACTCCTTGCGTCCAACATCATGTGGGCCAACTATACTGAAAACAATAGCTTGGTGATCGTTATCCTCTCCATCGCTTTTTTCGGCCAGGGAATGTCTGCATTAGGCTGGACGCTGGTCGCCGATATCGCCCCCAGAAACCTGGTCGGCTTAACCGGGGGAATCTGTAATTTTTCATCGAATATCGCTGGCATAGCCACGCCGATTGTGATCGGTGTTATCTTTTCCAAAACGGGGTCATTTCATTATGCTCTGATGTATGTAAGCATCATGGCCATTCTGGGCCTATGCTCCTACTTGTTTATCATCGGAGACATCAAACGGGTTGAACTAGGGTCCCATGCCGAACAGTGAAACCATTTCAAATATATCCGCGCCACCGGTCCAGCAAGCTGTTAAAAAACAGCCCCCCTGAAACCATGAATAGTCAATCAAAATCAAAAGAGACTCTCTCACTTATTGATTTTGTAAGGTGAGGGGAATCATATTTTCCAACAACCTGTTAACGGCATAACCTATCTATCTGCAAGCCTGTAATTTTTGCTACCTAAAATTTATCGCACCAGCAATCGATTCAGTTTCTGTCCGTCGTACAACCCAAGGAGTTGGATCAAGGGATGGACAGGCACCTGTTTCGCCAGCACAACAAACAGGGCGTCCATCAGGAGGCTGAAACCACTGCCGGGAACTGGCACGCTTGGCCTTTCCGCATTTGAACCCCGGGACTGCATGCATAAAGGCCTGATACTGAAAAAGGTCAGATGTCGCCATGTGGTTGAGCGAGGACCATGAACACTCTG
This genomic window from Pelobacter seleniigenes DSM 18267 contains:
- a CDS encoding MFS transporter; amino-acid sequence: MKHIYFTTKTSPHFTPASRCLPCRVGILVLMTFGTMINYLHRIVLGIAAPAIAQDFQIDETMMGVVFAAFSWTYAMAQIPGGACLDRFGTKFTYFISVTIWSLFTTLHASAVGLKSLLFYRFGLGLAQAPCFPANARILSAWFPRHERARATAIFTVGEFISIACFSPLLFWILIEMGWRSLFFIVGVAGLLFSILWHRVYSDPCPVISEVKTEDHGLHLEKKISSQNYSTKPFSRAEVLKLLQCRQVLGMSLGGFSGNTVLIFFLTWFPTYLATEHHMEWIQTGFFAIFPFLAAAVGVMVGGSLSDYLLARNKPANVARKLPILLGLLLASNIMWANYTENNSLVIVILSIAFFGQGMSALGWTLVADIAPRNLVGLTGGICNFSSNIAGIATPIVIGVIFSKTGSFHYALMYVSIMAILGLCSYLFIIGDIKRVELGSHAEQ